The DNA segment CAATTATGTATGAAAGCTTGTCATTCTATAAATCTCTCTATTGGTCACATATTAAGGGACTTTTACCTGGAGAAGAAATATCCGTATCAACTGATAAATACATATTATCATGCACAGGATTCTGGAGAATAGTGACAAAGCTATAGGTCTGGAAATCCAAGGATGTGAGAACCCTTCACAGCATATCCCCTTTCCTATATTTCCAGCTCTAATTTCCGTTTATCTCAAGTTTAAACAAAAGCCTGCATGATGGTTGCAATCTATTGTTAAACAATATGAGGGGGGGGGGAACGACACTATACATTTGCAATATAAAAAACAGTAAGCAGCATGGTGGAGGGAGGGCTGGAGTTgagtggtttgggggggggggctaatggCAGGAGTTGCTttgatgcatttttttaaattttgtgttaTCACTGAAAAAATAGACCAGTCCACTGTCCAGCAGGGGCTGCTTACTCTCTATCCCTTCTTCTGCCACCCAGGTCACTCTGCGTGGATCTCAGTCTCTTGCCGCTGTAGGCAAAGCTCTGTGGGAAGGAAAGCTCCTTGGCCCAGGGCTGTGGCGTAAGTCCTACTGTGTGGGTGAGCAAAAGGGGGAAGAAAGCCCCCTCCTCCAGCATAGCCCCCTCCTCTTTGGTGCTGAGGCATGGTATGGTAATCTTCCAAGTTATCATACTGGGACACAACGGTCATAGTGCTTTGGCGTTTGCCAAGGGTTTGGTACGGGTAAAGGAGGCCACTGGGGTCCCGCTCCCCGCTCTCCAGGTGTTGGAGTCGGAGGCTGTGGCTCCGTTCCGGTTTAGGAGGAGGTACTGCGGCAGGCTGTCCATAGTGCTCACTCTCCTTGTAGCAGTCTCTGGAATGCTTTTCTGCAGAAGCGGATGGCCTGGGTCGAGGTCGCTCCACATCAGGCTTGTCCTCCGCCAGTTTTACCTCTTTATGATTTAGTCTCGAGGCATCGTGAGCAGCTGGGACATACTTCCCACCAGAGTGATGATATCCAATGGATTCTGACAATTCCTGATGGCCCTTTGACCGGTAATCGGGATATGATGGTCCATTTTTGGAATCCAGGGGCTGCCTATGGCTCGCTTCATGTGGCAGGTGTGTTCTGTGCTCTGCTGAATTACAGCTCACTTCGTGTTGCTTTCGACTCCTGAGGCTGCTTTGCTTTTGAGGGAGACAAGGTTTCTCCGACTGCCCATTCCCATAGTTTCCATGGTAATGGGCTCTATCGACATCAGGTTCTGGATGGGGCACATAATAACGTTCGTCTCCCTCGGGGCTGCCTCCCTTGCCTGGGTATCTCCCTTCTTTTCCATCAGCAACTGTAAGGAGTCCAGTTTTCCCAGGATCAGATTTGCTGCGCATGTGAACAACATCCACAGTTCGTAATTCATCCTGTAACGAAGGGGCGACGTTGTCATATTGGGACATGACGGGCCCTTTCACTTTCTGGCGAGCACGGCTCTCTCGACGGATGGACTGCATCCGATATTTTTCCATGTCCTCCAAATCCCAGGAGACATACATGGGCTTGACATCGGGAGCAGGTGGGACATCCCTGCTGACGAAGCTGTGTTCTTTACCTGCCAAGTGTCCAACAAAGCCTCCCCGTGGATATGGGGGTAGGCCTGGATAGCGATAGAGACTTTTGGTCTGCTTGGAATAAGATGCAAAGTCTCTGCCTGGGAAAGGATGAAACTGCCTCACTCTCATAGTGCCATAAGGATCCAGGTCATAAAGTCCACCATCGGCGGCAGTATAGCACGAAGAGCCAGATGAGCTCGAGTAGGGGCTATACCGGTAATGAACCCGCCCATTCTCAAAGTAAGGCTGTAGCTGTGTGACATGATAATCTGCATGGGGCTGATATGGCTTATATTGGTAGAGAGGTCTTGGGCAATAAAGGGGCTCATCATCAGGAGGCACCTCTGTACGGGAGATGGGGACTGATCGGATCGTGGAGGGAGCAGTCACGTGCAGCGAGTGCACTCTACGGATGGTGGGATAAGGTGGGGTCTCCTCAGCATAACTAGAGCTCCTCATTGGTGGGCTCATGGAGGACACGTATTCCACTCGACTGCGAGGCTTGGAGTGATGGACAGATGCGCTCTTCCCTTGAGTGGCATATGCACCATACCTGGAGCCCATGGAGGGAGCGGTCTCTGCCAGAGAAGGATAGCCTGGGTGTTGCTCAGACTTGCTGTGATACAAGTGCCCTGGCATGCTTTCAGCTCTGTATTGATGGATGGATGTTGGCTTGTGATGCCCACAGTTCTCTGATGCTGGAGGATCTGCAGTGTTCTCTGCCTTTGGATGAGAGAAATAGGTAGACTGAAGGGAAACCTGTTTaggtggtggtggaggtggtggtggtggcaacATTGGATCCTCTCCTGTTAGTTGCAGTGTGGAGGGAGCCATATAGGAATGGTATGTGGCTGGGTTCACAGTGTCCACACTGTTTGAATGCATTGCTGCTGCTATTTTACTTTCCATTGTTCTCACAGGAGGGACTGGAGGGGTAAATCCATAAGACGATGCAGCTGGGACAGACTCAGACCTCAGGTGCAAAGGAGGAGCCCTGGCATTCTCTCGGGTCTTTTCCAAATGCCCTTGGTGAAACGTGGCCACTGGGGTGGCTGATGTACACTGGATTGCGGCACTGCCCTCAGGAATGAAAATAGGAGCCGGTTCAGCTGATCGAGGCTCAGGGAGTTTCTCTGCAGTTGCCTCCCTTCGTACCTAGaataagaaaggggaaaaaaaaaatcagttttagcCCATTAACACCCTTTGAACTGAAGGCAGGCTCAACTGCTGACAAACTAAGATGACTTTTCTGTGGAAGCAGATAAACTGTACTGAATCTCTTTCTTATTCAGACTAAGAAGAAATTCTCTGTAAACACAAGATACATGGCAGGCTGACTGCACTGCTGGCAAGTATTTCTTGACTCGTTAAGATTTTGGCCATACTTTTCCACTAACACCCTCAGAGTGGAGTAAAAATGGTCCTATAAAAACACACTGGAATTTCTAAACACTAATGTTAAGGGTTCACAATTTCCTAAGAAGAACTGAACAAGGCTTATATTGCTATCCAGACAGGTAACTGATCAGCTAAAAAAGAAAGATATTAAACCTCTGTGGGACCTCAAAGAAGGCTCTGCTTTTTGTTGGGATTCAGGATTTAAAAACTTCTGTGATAATTAAGAATGCCCCCACCCCAGGCATGCCTCTTATCTTTTACCACTAACTTCAGGCTAGGGTTGTTGGGAATTGCTCTCCTATCACATCCATGTATTCTTGGAGGGATGAAATTCAAATCCAAATCTTAAGGAATTTCTTATGCACCTTTCATTACTCATATGCTGCTTATATTTTATGTCTGTACCAGTATCATGACCTGAAAGGTAGTGGAATGAAATATGGAAGCACAGTAACTGCATGCAACAACAGCACCACCTACTGCAAGCTTGTGTACATAGCTGCTTCTCCTGTTAAATGACAACTCAAAATCTATAAGGAACTGAAGCTGAAATTTCCTATATAAGCACTGAATTATAAACATCTTACTTACAAACTACATATAATTAATAATGGAGGTGAGACAAagaaaagtgggagaaatctacacttcggaagggaaatttactcctgaaagagttatcatgaggaaaggaggtttcaactgaagctttctcaccaagcctcatttccacaacaagccaaatttgtcaaaatctgattatcaaagagacagaaagtgagatgaaatcgtctgaacaggggcacacagTATAATAAACacaacaggagtgttaacccttccctatgctatccaaagcttttatatctatctatctataccaatgatgggcaaccttttgcgcttggtgtggcAAAATTCACCAAAAGAAATCTAGCATGTAtgtgggtggtgtgtcacttcgagaaaaaaaccataatttctcaatatgtatagtttaaataacaaaaatgtataattgtaatatataactgtatttaataaatcaaaaactatttactaccattatttgcatgtacaacaatctatggtacctcttgcagtttccatgctgatttctctctattctagtttcaatgtagtcatgaataatgaataatataataataatataatagtaataatatgataatatactacaataataatagaataataatagaatgatataatgataatgtaatgtgcataattcccatggagtaaacaacaaaccaCTGGACCTaatcacacccaatttggccacaaaagacatagtcatccaaacaatctgcatgcagcagcgtttcagcaaaaatggctaggcgtgtcagtgctggcacgcgtgtcataggttggccatcactgatctatgcAGTATGTTGCACATACATAttttgctggagttacacttaaaaatgtacctgttccgacttatatacaaattcaatttaagaacaaacctacacagCCTActtgttagtaacttggggactgtctataGTTGACTTTTCTTGTTAGGAATGTTTTCTTGGTCTGAGTTGATAACACACtcaaaatattataatatctCTTTTCTAAGAGCAGCTAACTTCAAATACATTCACTTTTCAAACATATTTGACACTTATGTAATATCTCTGGAAGGTTTGGAAGAAAGGAGAAACATTAAAAGTAAGGTATGTGGGGATAAATGTTAACACAACTTTAGTGCTGGACAAAGAACACTGGACACACATGCTCAGGGTATCCTTTACCTGATTGAAGTCACAAGCAGCTTTAGTGGCCGGAGCTTGCCCCATGGCTGGCTGGTAGTCCCCTGGTCTCTGCGGTGGAACTTGGTGGCTGCCTGCAAGAGTGTACTCAGCAGTCGCAAGACCTGCTTCATCCCGAGCGTTGCTAGTGCTGACTGTGGTCGGCTGGGGAGGAACAATGTTCTGATTGGTGTCGATTTCAGTGGCTGCTGTCTGGTTCTTTGCCATATATGCCAGAACTGTGGCAGCTGTTCTCTCTTCAGAAGTTACAGGAGGAAACTGGAGTTTGTCATCTGCCGTGCTGATGGGAAAATGAGGTTTGCTATTATGGACTTGATTCTTCTCCAAAGACAGACAGGGATGGAGGGGAGGGTTTTCTACAAGGATCTCTGTGGTGGGTGGTTCTGACTGAACAGGTTCTCTGGTGCAAGGATCAGAGTGGTTCTGACCCTCAGTTACAGCAGAATGAGGAGGATGGCGTGTGTCGCCCAACATGCATGGATGGAAGTGGGCATGGTCCCAACCCATACTGTTGCCACTATGAAAGTTTCCAGGTATGTCAGCAGGGAGAGGGGGGTGGTCCCGAAATCCTGGGTAGCCAACATGGAGGTGATTGCTACCCTCTGCCATGCTACTGTTTTGATCAGCAGGGAATCCACTCCTGTGGTGATCTCCAGATGTAGTAATTGGAAAATTTAGTTGGCTCTCTATCAGAGAAGAATAGAGGTGGAACTTTTCTGGGGTAATGCCAGGATATGGATGGAACTTTTCTACCGTTCCACCGCTCTCAGTCTCTGTGCAGGTGGCACACTCAGAATGAACATCCGGTTTCTTCTGGGACTGAACAGAGGCTTGTTGGGCAGATTCTGCCAGGGCTAAGGCTAATATACGTGCAGCAttttttggaggaggaggagggacaaCAGAGAGAGAATTGACTGGAACAGCATCCTGGGGGGAGTCGAGTGTAACTGCTCCTAGTGGGAGGAAGGgtaggaaaaaaaaagagaataatTTATGTTATCCTGTAAGGAGATTGAGCAATTCCTATAGaccattataaaaaaaataaggGCTCCTCCAACATTTGACAGTGGCAACTTCTTGGCGTGACAAAGTGCATCTTCTGAGCCATACATGCAAACAGGATAGCAGTTCGATGTGAAAAGCGCAAGAGATTGTCTAAAAGTTCCTGTTGCACTCCTAGAGAGCTAAGCAGTAGATAATGCAGAAAGGGAAGATCCGATCCTTGGATAGGATCTTTTGTACAATTTATTCACAGGCTATTTGGGGTCAAAAAAAGTCCCTTCTTCAAGTAcagccagatttatttatttagttttagTTAAAAATAGGTTTATCAGGTGGAAATCTGATATGGAAGGATCGCAAGAGATCATTTCATTTTATGAAAGAGTGAAAAGATATAAGGCTATACAAAATATTCAGGCATTTATTATCTCTATATGTATCTGTGATGCAGGGAGGCGGCAGAGAAGCTTGGGGTTCCTTTAATGCCCTCTACTAGAGCCTGAGCAACCTCCACATGCTCTGGAAGACACAGAGTCTGGCTTTTTATCACCAGATTTTCCCCCTTGTTTAAAGGCACGCAGAGAAGTGAGAGAGGCTTGTTGCTTGTGAACTTAAAGAAAGAATGGAGGAAAACACACTGTACCTGGCTGTGTCTGTCCAGAAGGTACAGGCTTACTCTGGCTGCTGCTGGGCATGGATTGTTCCATCTCTTTTTGAAGATCTAGTTTCTTAGCATCTTCTTGGTTCTGGAACTTGTGTTGGGGTCCTTCACCAGGTTTCATGTCATTATCTTTTAATGGGGATGTTACCAGCTGGGGTGGAGGTATGGCCGCAGCTTCACTAATGTTCGCATTTCCTTTAGTCCAGTCTGAAGAGCCTGTATTTCCAGACACCCCTCCAATGACAACATCTGGCATTCGGCTGTTGATAGTGAAGGAAACTGGCTCTGAGATATGCAGTGGTGGAGATCTGATTGGCTTTCGCCCCATCTTGGGGGAAAAGGCATGGGAGACTTTCTCTGAGAAAGACTGGGGTTTGGGTGGCTTTGCTTCTGTTGGGCTCAAGTCTAGCGTGAAGAAGGGACTCGTGGTCTTCTCTTGAAAGGGGGAAACTGGTTCAGAGCTTGTGGCACTGCCAGGGGTCTGGCATTGGCTGCCTGAGTCTAACTCCTTCTTAAAGGTACTTTGCTTGTCCTTATTGAAGTCTACTGACTCCAGGAGGGAAGTGCTGCTGTCGAGACATTCGGACTCTGCTTTTGGTGGGCTGCATTGGAAAGACATGGGGTCAAAATCCAGACTAGCCACCCCGATTTCTGGTGGGCTCAGGTCAACATCCTCAGATGACCGTGGAGAGATGAGTGCAGGAACATGGATATGCCCCTCTTCCCCATCATTCCCATGGCCGTGGGGAAGGTTATCATAGGAATTGCAGCGGTTCATGTTTCCCAGGAGGTCCCCATTAAAAGAAGCGGACAATGCGTCACTGCTAGACCTTGGTCTTCGCGGTCGAAAAAGTTTAGATTCACCTAGCAAGAAAGAAGGCAAATTCATATTAATGTATTATAGTCAGTTTAATCACAAACACTTcaattttataaaattattttgaacagttgggtaaaggtaaaggttttcccctggcattaagtttaattgtgtccaactctgggggttggtgctcatctccatttctaagccgaagaggcggcgttgtccatagacacctccaaggttatgtggctggcatgattgcatggagcatcattatcttcctaccggagtggtacctatttattattaatatttaaaatatttgcatattttcaaactgctaggttggcagttacATTATATAATATACACAGGTTTAGGCTTTCTTCTATTAtctcaataatgaaaataaatgtcTGCTCAAAATTTGGTCCCAAGTGTTTCGAGTTGAAATAGCCTTCTCCTTTTTTGCCCCATGCCCTTGCAATCCTTCTGCTATTCTTTTTACTGGAAGTGGAAAGGAATACATGCCTGGACAATTGCTATTTTGGATAATTTAAATGCTAAGAGGCATCTTCTAAAACTTCTACTAAAAAAATGCATTTGGATTATTAAAAATAAAGCTGACCGCTTCTTTCCCACATCACTGAAGTGGAATGGACCCAAGAACTATCCCCATCTTACCATCAATAGCATGCAAAGAGGAGAGGGACTCTTCACTTTTAGCTGAGCGCAGGGTCCCACTGTCTCCTCGCCCTCCTGGACAGCCAGAAACAGAACAGTTGAATGAAATTAACAAATGGTCATATATCTTTTCAGAGACTGGTATTTCAACAGAATATAACACAATCTTTATAGAAGTATTTAAGAAAAATCAAGCATCATCATCTGAATGAAAACAGGTGGCGAGTCTAGTACTTTCTTCAAACTATGCAAACAGTGTATTTTACAACAATGGCTAAAGAACTCCAGAATATAACTGGTGCTGTGATGGTGAGGATATCACATATGACTTCAATGATGCTATTTTACAACAGATCTGGAAGTCCTCCAGACACAATAAGTGATCACAGTGAGAACTATTTTAAACCTACAAACAGATACGTAGTAATTCcattatttaaaacaaacaatacaAAGTACTGGGGGGTAATGAAAAATCATCCCTAGCCCTACGAACTACCTGTTCCCTTTTCAACCAAGAGCAAGGCACACCTTTACCTGCTAGGGCGATGGCTTTCATTTCGGAGGGTTCGCTGGGATTGCGCTGCAGTTTCCGTTTGGAGAGTGATGAGGATTTCCCCAAGTTGAAGAAGGAGCGCCAGCTGCCCACAGGTGACTTTTTCACCTTAGCGGGTGGCCTCTTTCTGTAGTGGGACAACAAGAAGGAGTTTCCATTTAGAGGATGTTCTAAAGTGGGCAATGCATAGAAAAGGGTGGGAAATTCCCCCTACACCCTCTTTGAGCCAACatcttccatttaaaaaaaaactcaggacATTTCTGGTTTTGGTAAGAAGGTTTATATGGCCTGTGTCAAGGCTGGGATGGCTGAAAATATCtgttggtttttggatattgccTGCCCTGGATGTTTAGCAAGGTGATAGGATGGCGGATGGCCATCTCCCAGGGATGTTTTGTTTATGtgatcctgcatggcagaatagggttggacagAATGACTCTTATGGTCTCTTCAaccattattattctatgatttcatgTTAAGTACCGTGACTATAGTCCAGTAAGAGGATTGTAATGCAGATCACCCTCAGGATACAATGTCTACTAGAGATTATCAGGACAGCCTAATCTCCCTTCTTTTCTACATCGGTATTTCACAACTAGCCTCCTGCTATTGTTCTTCTATTGGGGTAAGGTCTTGACCTGAGGTATATAGGCACGCATTGATGCATCACACAATACATAAACACAGACAAACTTCTACCTTTCCGATGGAAAGTCTATGATAGTATGGAATTTTCCTTGTAGAGCAGCCGGTCCTTCTCCCACTTCGATGTACTTGCTGTCTGCCACAATAGGGGAATTTATCTGGGCCTGAGTCCTCGCCTGAGCTTCCTCCAAGGTGAGTAGCTTTGTGGAGGGAGAAGACACCAGCAGGGATTTGGGCCGTGACAAGGAGCTGTGACCTGCCAGAAAAACAAGGCAAAGGGAAGGTGAGAAAATATGTGGGAAGAGGGCAGAAAGTAAGGATAACTTTATGAACCAAAGTCAATGAGATATCTCCAGAATTCAACATTTTTGAGGTCAATAATGAAAATGTCAGCTCAAGCATGTTTTATTCATGCAACTTCTTTGAGAATGGTCTGCCAATTGACtacactatgcaacatgatttttgttatttccgaattggttctatcataaaaacatggaacaggtttattaaactgctaaCAGTTTGTTTTTGTAGGACATCCTGCAatacattttgctattgtttttcaatgattatctcattgagtctcaaccaattcaacccagTTTGTAGTAGCTACaacaatgaagtttctggagtattacaactactttcaaagtaagtatctcACAGTGaaataggaataacactttcaaaccaggaacaatttt comes from the Anolis carolinensis isolate JA03-04 unplaced genomic scaffold, rAnoCar3.1.pri scaffold_8, whole genome shotgun sequence genome and includes:
- the arhgap32 gene encoding rho GTPase-activating protein 32 isoform X4, translated to MEEGGTSAAAFTNISLAASTAGAARTGGNLDESERMMKSSLHSEEDDFVPELQRSIHPRERPDWEETLSAMARGADIPEISGELPLRTCGSTASMKVKNVKKLSFTKGHFPKMAECAHFHYENVDFGNIQLSLPEEQNEITRNGCESKELVYLVQVSCQGKSWIVKRSYEDFRVLDKHLHLCIYDRRFSQLSELPRSDALKDSPELVTQMLMAYLSRLSAIAGNKINCGPALTWMEIDNKGNHLLVHEESSINVPAIAAAHVIKRYIAQAADELSFEVGDIVSVIDMPPKELTTWWRGKHGFQVGFFPSECVELINDKVPQSVTNSVPKPVSKKHGKLITFLRTFMKSRPTKQKLKQRGILKERVFGCDLGEHLLNSGHDVPQVLKSCTEFIEKHGIVDGIYRLSGIASNIQKLRHEFDSEQIPDLTKDIYIQDIHCVGSLCKLYFRELPNPLLTYQLYEKFSDAVSAATDEERLVKIHDVIQQLPPPHYRTLEFLMRHLAHLADYCAITNMHTKNLAIVWAPNLLRSKQIESACFSGTAAFMEVRIQSVVVEFILNHVDVLFSSKLSSVIRESAGHSSLSRPKSLLVSSPSTKLLTLEEAQARTQAQINSPIVADSKYIEVGEGPAALQGKFHTIIDFPSERKRPPAKVKKSPVGSWRSFFNLGKSSSLSKRKLQRNPSEPSEMKAIALAGGRGDSGTLRSAKSEESLSSLHAIDGESKLFRPRRPRSSSDALSASFNGDLLGNMNRCNSYDNLPHGHGNDGEEGHIHVPALISPRSSEDVDLSPPEIGVASLDFDPMSFQCSPPKAESECLDSSTSLLESVDFNKDKQSTFKKELDSGSQCQTPGSATSSEPVSPFQEKTTSPFFTLDLSPTEAKPPKPQSFSEKVSHAFSPKMGRKPIRSPPLHISEPVSFTINSRMPDVVIGGVSGNTGSSDWTKGNANISEAAAIPPPQLVTSPLKDNDMKPGEGPQHKFQNQEDAKKLDLQKEMEQSMPSSSQSKPVPSGQTQPGAVTLDSPQDAVPVNSLSVVPPPPPKNAARILALALAESAQQASVQSQKKPDVHSECATCTETESGGTVEKFHPYPGITPEKFHLYSSLIESQLNFPITTSGDHHRSGFPADQNSSMAEGSNHLHVGYPGFRDHPPLPADIPGNFHSGNSMGWDHAHFHPCMLGDTRHPPHSAVTEGQNHSDPCTREPVQSEPPTTEILVENPPLHPCLSLEKNQVHNSKPHFPISTADDKLQFPPVTSEERTAATVLAYMAKNQTAATEIDTNQNIVPPQPTTVSTSNARDEAGLATAEYTLAGSHQVPPQRPGDYQPAMGQAPATKAACDFNQVRREATAEKLPEPRSAEPAPIFIPEGSAAIQCTSATPVATFHQGHLEKTRENARAPPLHLRSESVPAASSYGFTPPVPPVRTMESKIAAAMHSNSVDTVNPATYHSYMAPSTLQLTGEDPMLPPPPPPPPPKQVSLQSTYFSHPKAENTADPPASENCGHHKPTSIHQYRAESMPGHLYHSKSEQHPGYPSLAETAPSMGSRYGAYATQGKSASVHHSKPRSRVEYVSSMSPPMRSSSYAEETPPYPTIRRVHSLHVTAPSTIRSVPISRTEVPPDDEPLYCPRPLYQYKPYQPHADYHVTQLQPYFENGRVHYRYSPYSSSSGSSCYTAADGGLYDLDPYGTMRVRQFHPFPGRDFASYSKQTKSLYRYPGLPPYPRGGFVGHLAGKEHSFVSRDVPPAPDVKPMYVSWDLEDMEKYRMQSIRRESRARQKVKGPVMSQYDNVAPSLQDELRTVDVVHMRSKSDPGKTGLLTVADGKEGRYPGKGGSPEGDERYYVPHPEPDVDRAHYHGNYGNGQSEKPCLPQKQSSLRSRKQHEVSCNSAEHRTHLPHEASHRQPLDSKNGPSYPDYRSKGHQELSESIGYHHSGGKYVPAAHDASRLNHKEVKLAEDKPDVERPRPRPSASAEKHSRDCYKESEHYGQPAAVPPPKPERSHSLRLQHLESGERDPSGLLYPYQTLGKRQSTMTVVSQYDNLEDYHTMPQHQRGGGYAGGGGFLPPFAHPHSRTYATALGQGAFLPTELCLQRQETEIHAE